The following are from one region of the Salvia splendens isolate huo1 chromosome 2, SspV2, whole genome shotgun sequence genome:
- the LOC121792160 gene encoding beta-fructofuranosidase, insoluble isoenzyme 1-like produces the protein MGIFKFNTLVCALSLLSLFNLNFVESSHHVFLHLQSKSKHVVDVKQQGRTAYHFQPPKHWINDPNGPMYFNGIYHLFYQYNPKGAVWGNIVWAHSVSKDLINWHALEPAIFPSKPFDQFGCWSGSATVLPGNKPVILYTGIVDSNDTQVQNFAVPANLSDPFLRHWIKPDSNPLIVADDFVNKTAFRDPTTAWMTPDGHWRITIGGRRKHRGMSFLYRSRDFFRWTKAKHPLHSMAATGNWECPDFFPVSTDAAVGLDTSAIGPKVKHVFKVSLDLTRYEYYTIGTYDLESDRYVPDKDTIDGWKGLRFDYGNFYASKSFFDPSKNRRILWGWANESDSTDKDVEKGWAGIQLIPRTIVLDPSGKQLLQWPIEELESLRAENMELGNFELEQGEKVEIEQITAAQADVEVTFSFDSLDKAEPFNETWDRHDAEKICREKKSTVGGGLGPFGLATLASKKLEEFTPVFFRIFKDKDKHLVLMCSDASMSSIEEDKTKMVNGKDAYRPSFGGFVYVDLTDMKISLRSLIDNSVVESFAAGGKTVITSRVYPTMALYGDAHLYAFNNGTETVQIESLSAWSMDKPNHMNQELKD, from the exons ATGGGTATATTCAAGTTCAACACCCTTGTTTGTGCACTTTCATTGCTATCACTTTTCAACCTTAATTTCGTCGAATCATCTCACCATGTTTTTCTGCACTTACAATCCAAATCCAAGCATGTGGTTGATGTCAAGCAACAAGGCAGGACTGCTTATCATTTCCAACCACCCAAACATTGGATAaacg ATCCAAATG GACCAATGTACTTCAACGGAATATACCACCTGTTCTACCAATACAACCCAAAGGGAGCAGTGTGGGGCAACATCGTGTGGGCCCACTCGGTGTCTAAAGACCTGATAAACTGGCACGCCTTAGAGCCCGCCATCTTCCCTTCCAAGCCCTTCGACCAGTTCGGTTGCTGGTCCGGCTCCGCCACCGTCCTCCCCGGCAACAAGCCCGTCATCCTCTACACCGGCATCGTCGACTCCAACGACACCCAG GTCCAGAACTTTGCGGTCCCCGCCAACCTCTCCGACCCCTTCCTCCGCCACTGGATCAAGCCCGACAGCAACCCTCTCATCGTCGCAGACGACTTCGTCAACAAGACCGCCTTCCGCGACCCCACCACCGCGTGGATGACCCCGGACGGCCACTGGCGGATCACCATCGGGGGGCGGAGGAAGCACCGGGGGATGTCGTTCTTGTACCGGAGCAGGGACTTCTTCCGCTGGACCAAGGCCAAGCACCCCCTCCATTCCATGGCCGCCACCGGCAACTGGGAGTGCCCGGACTTTTTCCCCGTCTCCACAGACGCCGCCGTTGGCTTGGACACTTCTGCCATTGGTCCCAAGGTCAAGCATGTGTTCAAAGTCAGCCTTGATCTCACTAGATATGAGTATTACACTATTGGGACGTATGATCTTGAGAGCGATAGGTATGTTCCCGATAAGGATACGATCGATGGATGGAAGGGGCTGAGGTTCGATTATGGCAACTTTTACGCGTCCAAGTCCTTCTTTGATCCGAGTAAGAACCGGAGGATCTTGTGGGGTTGGGCGAATGAGTCGGATTCTACTGATAAGGATGTGGAGAAAGGCTGGGCTGGCATTCAG CTTATTCCTCGCACTATTGTGCTTGATCCGAGCGGGAAGCAGCTGCTGCAGTGGCCGATTGAAGAACTGGAGTCGCTGAGGGCGGAGAACATGGAGTTGGGCAATTTCGAGCTCGAGCAGGGAGAGAAGGTCGAGATCGAACAGATAACGGCTGCACAG GCTGATGTGGAGGTGACGTTTTCGTTTGATAGCTTGGACAAGGCTGAGCCGTTTAACGAGACCTGGGATAGGCATGACGCGGAGAAGATCTGTCGCGAGAAGAAATCAACTGTAGGAGGAGGATTGGGACCGTTTGGGCTGGCGACCTTGGCTTCGAAGAAGTTGGAGGAGTTCACTCCTGTCTTCTTCAGAATCTTCAAGGATAAGGACAAGCATCTAGTTCTTATGTGTTCTGATGCATCCat GTCATCCATAGAGGAAGACAAGACCAAAATGGTGAATGGGAAGGATGCATATAGGCCCTCTTTTGGAGGATTTGTCTATGTAGACTTGACAGACATGAAGATTTCTCTTAGGAGTTTG ATTGATAACTCTGTTGTGGAGAGCTTTGCCGCGGGAGGAAAGACTGTCATTACTTCTAGAGTGTATCCCACCATGGCATTGTATGGAGACGCTCATTTGTATGCATTCAACAATGGAACCGAAACTGTCCAAATCGAGAGCTTGAGTGCATGGAGCATGGACAAACCCAACCATATGAATCAGGAACTCAAGGATTAA